The following coding sequences lie in one Arabidopsis thaliana chromosome 3, partial sequence genomic window:
- the ABCC15 gene encoding multidrug resistance-associated protein 15 (multidrug resistance-associated protein 15 (MRP15); FUNCTIONS IN: ATPase activity, coupled to transmembrane movement of substances; INVOLVED IN: transport, transmembrane transport; LOCATED IN: endomembrane system, integral to membrane; CONTAINS InterPro DOMAIN/s: ATPase, AAA+ type, core (InterPro:IPR003593), ABC transporter-like (InterPro:IPR003439), ABC transporter, transmembrane domain, type 1 (InterPro:IPR011527), ABC transporter integral membrane type 1 (InterPro:IPR017940), ABC transporter, transmembrane domain (InterPro:IPR001140), ABC transporter, conserved site (InterPro:IPR017871); BEST Arabidopsis thaliana protein match is: multidrug resistance-associated protein 9 (TAIR:AT3G60160.1); Has 674327 Blast hits to 354415 proteins in 3954 species: Archae - 12129; Bacteria - 545946; Metazoa - 13182; Fungi - 8004; Plants - 6730; Viruses - 20; Other Eukaryotes - 88316 (source: NCBI BLink).), translating into MSVDVQRITDFIWYVNSIWMLPIQIFSAIYILQKHLGLGALAALVTTLMVMACNYPLTRLQRNYQSDIMNAKDDRMKATSEILKNMKILKLQAWDNQFLNKVKTLRKKEYDCLWKSLRLQDFTTFILWGAPSLISVVTFVTCMLMGVKLTAGAVLSALATFQMLQSPIFGLPDLLSALVQSKVSADRIASYLQQSETQKDAVEYCSNDHTEFSVEIENGAFSWEPESSRPTLDDIELKVKSGMKVAICGAVGSGKSSLPSSILGEIQKLKGTVRVSGKQAYVPQSPWILSGTIRDNILFGSIYESEKYERTVKACALIKDFELFSNGDLTEIGERGINMSGGQKQRIQIARAVYQNADIYLLDDPFSAVDAHTGRELFEDCLMGILKDKTVLYVTHQVEFLPAADLILVMQNGRVMQAGKFEELLKQNIGFEVLTQCDSEHNISTENKKKEAKLVQDEETEKGVIGKEVYLTYLTTVKGGLLVPFIILAQSCFQMLQIASNYWMAWTAPPTAESIPKLGMGRILLVYALLAAGSSLCVLARTILVAIGGLSTAETFFSRMLCSIFRAPMSYFDSTPTGRILNRASTDQSVLDLEMAVKLGWCAFSIIQIVGTIFVMSQVAWQVCVIFIPVAVACVFYQRYYTPTERELSRMSGVERAPILHHFAESLAGATTIRAFDQRDRFISSNLVLIDSHSRPWFHVASAMEWLSFRLNLLSHFVFAFSLVLLVTLPEGVINPSIAGLGVTYGLSLNVLQATVIWNICNAENKMISVERILQHSKIPSEAPLVIDDQRPLDNWPNVGSIVFRDLQVRYAEHFPAVLKNITCAFPGGKKIGVVGRTGSGKSTLIQALFRIVEPSHGTIVIDNVDITKIGLHDLRSRLGIIPQDNALFDGTIRLNLDPLAQYTDREIWEALDKCQLGDVIRAKDEKLDATVVENGENWSVGQRQLVCLGRVLLKKSNILVLDEATASVDSATDGVIQKIINQEFKDRTVVTIAHRIHTVIESDLVLVLSDGRIAEFDSPAKLLQREDSFFSKLIKEYSLRSNHFAGSNDLLS; encoded by the exons ATGAGCGTAGATGTTCAGAGAATCACTGACTTCATTTGGTATGTAAACAGCATATGGATGTTACCTATACAGATTTTCTCAGCGATTTATATCTTGCAAAAACATCTGGGACTTGGAGCTTTAGCTGCATTGGTCACAACTTTAATGGTGATGGCTTGCAACTACCCATTGACAAGGCTTCAGAGAAACTACCAATCAGATATCATGAATGCCAAAGATGATAGAATGAAAGCAACTTCAGAGATTCTTAAAAACATGAAGATTCTGAAGCTTCAAGCATGGGATAACCAGTTTCTCAACAAGGTTAAAacattaagaaagaaagagtatGATTGTTTATGGAAGTCTTTGAGGTTACAAGATTTCACAACTTTCATACTTTGGGGAGCTCCTTCATTGATCTCTGTGGTGACTTTTGTTACTTGTATGTTAATGGGAGTGAAGCTAACAGCTGGAGCAGTCTTATCTGCTCTTGCAACGTTTCAAATGTTACAAAGTCCGATTTTCGGTTTACCTGATCTCCTCTCAGCGCTTGTTCAGAGCAAGGTTTCTGCAGATAGAATAGCTTCTTACTTGCAACAAAGCGAGACTCAGAAAGATGCAGTTGAGTATTGCTCAAATGATCATACAGAATTTAGTGTTGAAATAGAAAATGGAGCATTTAGTTGGGAACCTGAGTCAAGCAGACCAACTCTTGATGACATCGAACTGAAAGTAAAAAGCGGAATGAAAGTGGCGATCTGCGGAGCTGTAGGATCAGGAAAATCAAGCTTACCCTCTTCAATCTTAGGGGAGATTCAGAAGCTGAAGGGAACAGTCAGAGTCAGTGGTAAACAAGCTTATGTTCCACAATCACCATGGATACTAAGCGGGACTATAAGAGATAACATTTTGTTTGGAAGCATTTATGAAAGCGAAAAGTATGAGAGAACTGTTAAAGCATGTGCTTTGATAAAGGACTTTGAGCTTTTCTCGAATGGAGACTTGACAGAGATTGGAGAGAGAGGGATAAACATGAGTGGAGGTCAGAAGCAAAGGATACAGATTGCTCGAGCGGTATATCAGAACGCTGATATATATCTACTTGATGATCCTTTTAGCGCCGTTGATGCTCATACAGGAAGAGAACTCTTTGAA GATTGCTTAATGGGGATACTGAAAGACAAAACTGTACTTTACGTTACCCATCAAGTCGAGTTTCTTCCAGCAGCAGATCTAATCCTG GTGATGCAAAACGGAAGAGTGATGCAAGCAGGAAAGTTTGAAGAGCTTCTAAAGCAAAACATAGGTTTTGAAGTTCTT ACTCAGTGTGACTCAGAGCATAACATTTCAAcagagaataaaaagaaagaagcaaagctAGTgcaagatgaagaaacagagaaaggagTAATTGGCAAAGAAGTTTACTTGACATATTTAACAACGGTAAAAGGCGGATTGCTTGTGCCATTCATAATATTGGCTCAGTCTTGCTTCCAAATGCTACAGATTGCTAGCAATTACTGGATGGCATGGACTGCTCCTCCAACTGCTGAATCCATACCAAAGTTAGGAATGGGTCGGATTTTACTTGTTTATGCACTTCTTGCTGCAGGAAGTTCACTTTGTGTTTTAGCACGGACTATTCTAGTCGCGATAGGTGGACTTTCAACAGCAGAGACGTTCTTCTCAAGGATGCTCTGCAGCATTTTCAGAGCTCCAATGTCATATTTCGATTCAACTCCAACAGGAAGAATCTTGAACAGG GCATCCACAGATCAAAGTGTCCTGGATTTGGAAATGGCAGTCAAACTAGGTTGGTGTGCTTTCTCGATCATTCAGATTGTTGGAACCATCTTCGTCATGTCGCAAGTTGCTTGGCAAGTGTGTGTCATCTTCATTCCAGTAGCAGTAGCCTGCGTGTTTTACCAg AGATATTACACACCAACAGAGAGAGAACTGTCACGCATGTCAGGAGTAGAAAGAGCTCCAATCCTCCACCATTTCGCTGAATCGCTTGCTGGTGCAACAACAATACGTGCTTTTGATCAACGAGATCGCTTCATTAGCTCAAACCTTGTTCTAATAGATAGCCACTCAAGGCCATGGTTCCATGTTGCATCAGCAATGGAGTGGCTTTCCTTCAGGTTGAATTTGCTGTCTCATTTTGTCTTTGCTTTTTCCTTGGTGTTACTTGTGACTCTCCCTGAAGGTGTCATCAATCCAA GTATTGCTGGTCTTGGGGTCACATATGGCTTAAGTCTGAATGTTCTACAAGCCACAGTGATATGGAATATATGCAATGCAGAAAACAAGATGATTTCTGTAGAAAGAATTCTTCAGCACTCTAAGATCCCCAGTGAAGCACCTCTAGTAATTGATGATCAGAGACCTCTTGATAACTGGCCAAATGTAGGATCAATCGTCTTCAGAGACCTACAG GTCCGTTATGCAGAACATTTCCCAGCTGTCTTGAAGAACATCACTTGTGCGTTTCCAGGAGGAAAAAAGATTGGAGTAGTAGGAAGAACAGGAAGCGGCAAATCAACTTTAATTCAGGCATTGTTTAGGATTGTAGAGCCAAGTCATGGAACCATAGTTATTGATAATGTGGATATAACCAAGATAGGTCTACATGACCTGAGATCAAGGCTTGGGATTATTCCTCAAGATAATGCACTATTTGATGGAACAATCAGATTGAATCTAGATCCTCTAGCTCAGTATACTGATCGCGAAATATGGGAG GCTCTTGATAAATGTCAACTGGGAGATGTTATTCGTGCAAAGGATGAGAAGCTGGATGCTACAG TGgttgaaaatggagaaaattGGAGCGTAGGACAAAGACAGTTAGTCTGTCTTGGGAGGgtgttgttgaagaaaagCAACATTCTGGTGCTTGATGAAGCCACTGCTTCAGTTGATTCTGCAACTGATGGTGTAATACAAAAGATCATCAATCAAGAGTTTAAAGATCGGACAGTGGTGACTATTGCACACAGAATCCACACAGTGATAGAGAGTGATCTTGTTCTGGTTCTGAGTGATG GACGAATCGCAGAGTTTGATTCACCTGCAAAACTGCTACAGAGAGaagattctttcttctccaaactcATAAAAGAGTATTCGCTGAGATCTAATCACTTTGCCGGCTCGAATGATCTTCTCAGCTAA